Genomic segment of Rana temporaria chromosome 12, aRanTem1.1, whole genome shotgun sequence:
GTTTTATGCatgctacagatgcaccactttacaggcacattaaAAGCaccctatatttaaaggaatttttcatttttattgttgcactttaaccataattaaaatcattgctcctgaaaaaaatattgatacatgtcccccagggcagtacccggacccccataacccttttatggccaattatgggCAAATTCGATTTTTCCTGTTTGGCTCACATAGACTTCAAAGGGGTTCGCTATTCGGGTTAGAACATTTcccctgttcgggagttctgctgtcaaccgaacaggggggtgttcggctcatccttaatggGCAGCTGTAGGGTAATGTTAGGCCCCCTTACACTAAATATATATTTACTGACAGGTTACTACTTGTGGATGCTCCTGTGGTCTTCTGACACTTGTGTGCCAGTAACGGTACCAAAGAGCAGGGTCCAAAATGCAGTAAGGACAATCTACCACCTCTTACTGTGCAGTGGCTAATTGAACTTTATGACATGTCcatgtgacatttcaataaagtaaaaacaaaaacaggaaCAGTGCAATGCACTGCAGTTGGTACATTTACATTGTGCTGTTACCACACAGCATGTTATATCGCAGCAGCTGGTGTGAATGGATTTTAACTGACAAGGTAGTGGCTAGGGGCTTTTCCTACTGTTGCATTTGGCTGTTGCAATTACTCCCTCTGATGCAGCCAGCCAGGACGTACAGCTACTTCATgcactctgtatccaatccaaTTTGGCACACGCACATAAACAGCAAGCCCTTATACATTCAGCAATTCAGCAACACATTTGCAATTCGTTTCATttcaaattagttttttaacgaattttgacaaatttgtaaATTCAGAGATATCCGAATTATTGAAAacctgtttaaattttttttctgaatattcaTTAATTTGAATATTTGAACATTCAGAATTTACGGAttccgaatttacaaatttcctAAGCAcaaatttgaaaaataataaattcgGATATTTGTAAATTCgttattcgaaaattcagaaattcataaTACgaaaaatttggaatttggaatttggaaattcagaaatatgaaaattaaaaaatcttaaataataactaagtaataataatttaactattactattaaattataggtattgtaattgaatttcaaatttggctgtttgtgaacgtaacaaatacaaattaaataattattaatttgttccattccatttgtttagctgcaacattcgttatttcggataattcgtaatttTGCATAAAtgcgtattcgttacgttcacaaaCAGCCAAatctgtagctgacgcaagtatgctgcatgtaatggtacatagatgttttttagggtgaacctccgctttaattgttagtaagacccctttcacactgaggcgctttgcaggcgctatagcgctaaaaatagtgcctgcaaagcgccctgaaaaagctgctcctttcactccagtgtgaaagcctgagggagcggtgcgctagcaggacggtagaAAAGACAGAGTAGGGATGGGATGGGCGAGAAAGCAAAAGCAGATTCAGACTGCTCTGTCCCTCTCATTCAGCACATCGTCCTTGGAACTGACAGTCTTTTGTTTCTCTGATTATCTCTCACAGGATCGGTGTGAGTGAGATATTAAGTAACAGGATCGGCACAGCACAGTACACCTGCCCCCAGATTCCATCCAGGGAACTCATCCAAATAACAGGGAAATCAAAGATGCTCTGCTAACAAAATCTGTGTGCCAATGTCACCAGTccggggggggcatacctgggtCCCAGTGTtgtcaacctaccagattgaaatttactggcacagccacgtttttactggcatttcacaaaagttactaaattacatttttaggtgcacatttcagtatttaggctacaaacaagtacgctaggcaaatagcaatgtgatttaaggtagatattaaggtaaaacatttttttcgatataataagggcaaatcatttagtcacatcaccccctgcctccatccccctctgcggtgccaccaacaacccctgtctccatcccccacccactgcggtgccaccatccccctctgcagtgcctccaacaccccctgcctccaatcaccccctgccactaacacccccttcctccaatctccccctgcctccattgccccctgcctccatccccctctgcagtgccaccgcagccaccatcaccccctgcctccaatcaccccctgcctccaatatccATGCGCAGtaccaagccgaaccgatctcggctatttttactggcacattcacGCAATAACAGACATTTacaaacgggggaaaaaagtgctaatttttgcGGACTGTCCATTAAAATACAGAGGGTTGGCAACACTCCTGGGTCCCCTAGAAAGTGCCCAGGGTTTTCCATGCATTAAGAAGGTCCTGCCAACAAGCTTACCATTCAGTGAAATAGTGCAGCATTGCTGCTATGTAAAAAAAGAATCCCAAAATGCACCTGCCTCATGCGACCTTTTATACGGTTGTATagtctttttttgtacttttacctacaggtaagcctataataaggcttacttgtaggtaaaaaaatatatctcaTAAATCTttacggtttacgagatattCCCCTCGAAATGAGCCGTTGACTGCAACAGCGTATgcacacaggggattctcggctgaggACTCGGCAGAAAGAAGTCTCCAacgtgcatgcgtgggagtgacaacgttgtgattggctggagccacgatacccggaagacacgccgaggcaacatgtcagctacctcggtgtggaccaggtaagttattgATGACTCTTTCTAAGGAAAGGTGTCAAAAAAAATctgggactatacaaccgctttaagaagcGGAAAGCTGTGGAAGAAATCCCAGCAACGGTCACCCAGAGCTTGCAGTGACTTTTAGTTTCATTTAGTTTcatttagtttttagtttttgtattttgtatttagtTTTGTATAtttaattcagtaaaaaaaatcctCTCTATCAATGTGATGTGTCTCTTGTGCTGCCTCTTGTGCTAACCTCCAAAACAGACAATCTCCAATATTCGGTACTGTaccattcttttttattttctgaactTCTCTCTTTTAATTTCCTATTTTTCCTTCTCGAAACTGAACCTTCTGTCTTCTGTAGAGGGAAATGTCTAAACATTTTATTTACAGAATAACATTCTTGGAGGAAAAATACAATCACTACAGAGAAAAAGTTTTCTAATGTTTTTTACTCAACTTTGCTTGTCCTATAATAGATAACTGACATGATTACTATACTCAAGATGAATAGAATTGTAAATGATTACAGTATATACCATATTTGTAAACCACAACCCTTTTGTctaaaatatacttttttatattgttattgcacataatgtaatttattaaaataaaaaaaaagcaaaattcatAGAAATCACTTGAGGATCATGGGTgtaaggcagtggcggctggtgctcaaaatttatggggggcgcaaaaaaataaataaaaacaattgcagcctcactgtgcccatcaattgcagccactgtacccatcaaaggcagccactgttcccatcaaatgcaaccactgtgcccatcaaattcagacactgtgccatcaaatgcagccactgtgccatcaattgtcgccactgtgccatgccatcaattatcgccactgtgccatcaattgtcgccactgtgccatgccatcaaacgcagccactgtgccatcatttattgccactgtgccatgccatcaaacgcagtcactgtgccatcaattgtcgccactgtgcccattaattgtcaccactgtgccataccatcaaacgcagccactgtgccatcaattgtcaccactgtgccatcaattgtcaccactttgtcatcaattgtcgccactgtgccatgccaaacgcagccactgtgccatgccatcaaacgcagccactgtgccatcaattgttaccactgtgccatcaattgtcgccactgtgccatcaattgtcaccactgtgccatcaattgtcaccactgtgccctgtaacatGTTGCCAGATTGCCCCAATGCAaaacgcacccactgtgccatcaattgtcgccactgtgccctgtaacatGCTGCCagattgtcccctcccccccgcccatcacttacctttctggggtcagccactcTCCTTCCACCATCCCTCGTTGTCTTTttccgccctcgatgatgcttcagtcaatcaggttaccggtaaccagaaccctggttaactatttggaagcagattacagccctcaggctgtaattggaaagcctatcagagtctctggctctgataggcacttccaaagccaaccagctgccattattcagatgcCCGGCGCTCACCAGAGGGCTAGGAGATGTGAATAATGggcagcagcgacaatacatggattcacgcaatgcatgaatctatgtattgtattcagtggcggtgttAGAGCAAGAGGGGGCggagctcctgcgccctctatggacggaccgccactgGTGTAAGGTGTAGGGGATACACCCTAAAAAATGTAACAAAGTTATTAGGATGCATCTCCTATACCAGAGGTAGGTAATCTAGGCATGCCAGATAAAGTGAAGCTACAAATCCCATGGGGCACTGCAAGACTTCAGGCAGAGGaatgatgggatttgcagtttcaaCACATATGGTTCCTACCCCTGTTCTACGACCCACTCTTTTTCCCTGCTGCCACTATTACTAAAAATGTTAAGTACCTCTCCTACTATATAAAACATAGCAAGTCCCAGCATTTTGGCACAGCAGTAGaagcagtggtggcccatccattagggtcACATGGGCGCTGCCCCCCCATTATACAGGCATCTGGTCCCAACTGGGTTGCTGGGCCTGTGCTTCTGCAGAAAAAGCATGCACCGTTTCAAAAAAGTGGCTGCAGGGAAATCGCATGGTCTTTTTGATCATGCGATTTCCCTGTGGTTCCCGCACTCACAAATGCGCTGCTTGCTGAGATGTGTGGGGTGCTATTCAGAATGAATGTCAGCCTTACGTGTCTCCTAAGAGCAGTGTGATTTAGCTGCGGGTGGTTATGGGTGCGGGAAGAGATGCGATTCCCAAACCTGCAGCCACACGCAGAACTGTGAACTTAGCCTATgtccgcgtacacaccatcggtctaaaccgatgaaaacggactgaaggaacgttttcatcggtccaaaccgatcgtgtgtgggccccatcggtcagttaaccttcggtcaaaaaaatgagaacttgctttaaaatttaacagatggacacctaactgataggtcaaaaacgatcgttagtatgcaaaagcatcggttaaaaacccgcgcatgctcagaatcaagtcgacgcatgcttggaagcattgaacttcatttttttcagcacgccgtgttttacgtcaccgcgttctgacacgatcggttatttaacctatggtgtgtaggcacatcagaccatcagtcagcttcatcggttatctGATGACAACGGtcatctcatcggatggactgatcgcgtgtacgcagcctaagtattatttttccaatgctttttcattttcattttttgccattaaagtggtagtaaacgccTTAAAACTGTTATTTGTTCCTGTTTTTATTCATTGTTCTCAGGGTCACAAAAATGTGCAAAACATttcaaattgtgttttttttatcaattgcAAGTACCGGATTTGGAGCACAAAATCATTTTTGTGTCATTATAAATGGTACAAATGATTGAATAAACCATATACCACTATTTATTTCACAACTAGCACTGGTTACaattgaaaacatttattttgtattgtgattTGTATTTTTACCAATAGAtcacatagaaaataaaatagtttttgcAAGACAATGTTGCCAAAATGAAATccttgtttgttataaaaaaaaatatgtgtaataAATCATTCTAATAAATTATGAAAAGTTATCGACCAGTAAATAGGCCCATAGTGGAAATCTAAAAAAATGATGTAAGAGGTTGTTGTGTAAATCTAATCACAGAAGTGTCTGGCTCTGAATCGGCCCTCTTGCCTGCGATAGTAAATTGTCTAATAATTCAGTGATTAGAAACCACTGATGAGAGAAGCAGATTCATGATATATAAGAGACTTCTCAGGTGTGGTGTTAGTTCTGGACTGCTCAGAGAAGTCACATAATGAAAGGGGTTGTGCTGTGTGTGGTGTTACTGAGTGTATACTGCAGTGATGTGGTACGTTCTTTATCTTGTGTCATGTCTTTGTTTTCCAATCTCCATGGTATACTAGTTGTAGAATGTGAGAACAGATTGCATGTGATGTTGCATGGCTCTAGAAAGATGGTGGTCATTGGTGCTTATGGACTGAATTCCTTGATTGTGGTGAATGGGTTATGTGTGCTCTGTACAGCCTTCTGTGTTACTGATTTTAGCATTGGAGAACATACACAAACTAATAGTCTGCATCAGGCTGGATTGTAATAAAATGCTGCAAGCCTGGCTTCAGAAATGTTGTGCTGGTTATAGGATTGGTGGTAATATCCAAGGCCCATGAATAATGGTGGTTATTGGCAGTggtggcctgtccattaggggtgcctgGGCACTGCCCCCTCTATGTGATGGATAGATTCATACATGGCATCAATCTATCCACAGCTGCTATGACCACTGCCTATTCATGCCTCTGGCCCCTTTTcagaggctccaataggcttcaaaatcaGGTGGGTCAGGTTGCAGTGGATACAATTTgatcccacccaggtgttacaacagcaaacaaATATTTGCTGTGGagacactgatcctcaatccggccaattggaagctggtgtgtgtgtgtgtgtcagaatTCATTATTGTGTGTATCTTTTGGCTTTTACAACTTGGGCCAGAGCATTCACATGGTCTGGAAACTGACATTAAGCCCTGGCTCGCATTGATGCGATTAACATGTCAAATTGGCAGCAATGGCACCGCTTGAATTGGTTTGAAGCCACATTTGTGGTGCCGCATCGGttcccaaaagtttttttttttttttttttttgtactacttttggtgatttcCATTAAcctctgtgcagaaacccacacTGATATCTCTGCAattgggaatgaaattgtgcgacttacagctgaacttgcatgatttaATGCCTGCAGTCAGAGTAAACCAGGGCTTAAAtttgttttttcctaaatggctttctttaccttcatgcagtcccccttcacttgcctcataattttttttttttttttttttttaatgtccttatttcttctgagaaatcctcacttcctgttcttctaactccacacagtaatgcaaggctttctccctggtgtggagtgtcatgctctccccctccattggACTAGAGGAGAGTAGGACGCCTACtaaaacacagctcctttctccatctgcaacagagagtgtcctgactcccctgtagtccaagggagggggcaagcatgacactccacaccagggagaaggcctcacattactgttgcgttagacagaagaacaggaagtgaggatttctcagaagaaattgggacatttaaaagcaaaatcgaaaaattaggtaagtgaaggaggactgcactaaggtaaaggaagctatttaggaaaaaaaattgtacctttacaacccctttatggaCCAGTGCatgaggggttttttttttttttgttttttttctctgcatcAAACACGTAGATAGGTTATGTTTTTCCAATGACATAATTCACACCAGGGAGTTGAACATTCTTCTGCACTGCCCTGGAATGTGGAAATATGCACATGTCTGTAGTCAAGGTGACGAAAAAGGGGGTGGGGCTTGCATAAAAGTGCATCTTGACTATTTCTTTTATGGTGGGAACTGGTCCTAagaccgggttcacactggtatgaaatgcgctctgacattgggagcacatgttgcatgacgtgtgtaaatcaatgattccctatgAGGGCTGTCTTGACTGGtttgactttgaaaaaggttcctgcactactttggtcttcaacccattgaatagcATTGAAACGGAATCCTTTTCCAACCATCCAACATGGTGGTTactgcagcagtaaaaggaatttgtcatgctgggattgttttgattggttaaaTGACaagactaatgctggccatactctACAAAAAAATAATCCCAACGTTCGGTCGTGAGCGTAAATGATGGTGCCATCATGTAATCACCGAtgaatcgttcagtggacataagtaaaaaaaaaatgttttttttttttacatatacctagtgccgAAAGTTCGAcgggaaaatttccaaacttgtgtttttttttttttttttttttttgggggttcaaACGTCCGAACTGTTATcaaggggtttttatttttttttttttttttgtgcccattaactgttcgaacgACCGAATTTCGGCCAAATtttcatagtgtatggccagcataagtaagACTATCTCAATGTCTGAGCAAAATCTTATCTTGTTCCTGTTGGATGGAAGTAGGACAGAtgtcgcagggcaaagtaggatgatGGTTGTGCTGTaccagtgtgaatccagcctaaaggagACTTTTGTAATGGTAGTCTTACTTCTGCTCTGACAGACTTCCTTGCGTGTTTtggtatttaacattttttttttttttccagcaggggAAGCAGTGTAACATGACTGGTGTATGGTCGAATACACTGGGGTCAGTGCTCACACTTCATATGGATGGTCCTCATCTTGGTGGTTCTCTGCACTCTTTTGTGAAGCTCTCTCAAGGGGGTGCAGGTGATAAGACCGGAAAGCTGATTGGAGAACTGATTGGAGTTGTTGGGAAAGGGAAAGAGCCAACATTTAGCCTGTCTATAAGCTG
This window contains:
- the LOC120918273 gene encoding avidin-related protein 4/5-like isoform X2 — translated: MKGVVLCVVLLSVYCSDVGKQCNMTGVWSNTLGSVLTLHMDGPHLGGSLHSFVKLSQGGAGDKTGKLIGELIGVVGKGKEPTFSLSISWKGGETVTAWVGQCFVNAPCPYLHSMWLLRSQSTEEEDWKATRIGGDYFYPTNCDVNELP
- the LOC120918273 gene encoding avidin-related protein 4/5-like isoform X1, whose translation is MKGVVLCVVLLSVYCSDVQGKQCNMTGVWSNTLGSVLTLHMDGPHLGGSLHSFVKLSQGGAGDKTGKLIGELIGVVGKGKEPTFSLSISWKGGETVTAWVGQCFVNAPCPYLHSMWLLRSQSTEEEDWKATRIGGDYFYPTNCDVNELP